In Electrophorus electricus isolate fEleEle1 chromosome 1, fEleEle1.pri, whole genome shotgun sequence, a single window of DNA contains:
- the LOC113569878 gene encoding neurexophilin-1 — translation MRTDHGFVLLLLNGTACLLALGQEDPHSSTSSSSALNPKSSSPADSSKTLGVLSSQGSVSPLSRWVQQSRGRAANASAMELPYRSPVSFSKQEFWEMLGSDSAKADTDTDASAGARIKRRPIVKTGKFKKMFGWGDFYSNIKTVRLNLLITGKIVDHGNGTFSVYFRHNSTGQGNISVSLVPPVKAVEFDLERQSVVYPKDSKIFNCRVDYEKVDRSKRTSLCNYDPSKTCFQEQTQSHVSWICSKPFKVICIYISFYSTDYRLVQKVCPDYNYHNEMPYLPSG, via the exons ATGCGCACTGATCACGGCTTCGTTCTGCTGCTCCTCAACGGGACAGCGTGCTTG TTGGCTCTGGGACAGGAAGACCCCCACTCCTCAACTTCGTCCTCCTCTGCTCTAAACCCCAAGTCATCCTCCCCAGCAGACAGCAGCAAAACTCTGGGGGTGCTGAGCAGTCAGGGCTCCGTGTCTCCGCTCAGCCGCTGGGTGCAGCAGAGCCGGGGGCGGGCCGCCAACGCCTCCGCCATGGAGCTGCCCTACCGCTCGCCCGTGTCCTTCTCCAAGCAGGAGTTCTGGGAGATGCTGGGGAGCGACTCCGCCAAGGCCGACACCGACACCGACGCCTCGGCTGGCGCCCGCATCAAGCGCCGGCCCATCGTCAAGACGGGCAAGTTCAAGAAGATGTTTGGCTGGGGGGACTTCTACTCCAACATCAAGACCGTGCGCCTCAACCTGCTCATCACAGGCAAGATCGTCGACCACGGTAACGGCACCTTCAGCGTCTACTTCCGGCACAACTCGACAGGCCAGGGCAACATCTCCGTCAGCCTGGTTCCACCCGTCAAGGCGGTGGAGTTTGATCTGGAGCGGCAGAGCGTGGTCTACCCTAAGGACTCCAAGATCTTCAACTGCCGCGTGGACTACGAAAAGGTGGACCGCAGCAAGCGCACATCACTGTGCAACTACGACCCATCCAAGACCTGCTTCCAGGAGCAGACACAAAGCCACGTCTCCTGGATCTGCTCCAAGCCCTTCAAGGTCATCTGCATCTACATCTCTTTCTACAGCACGGACTACCGGCTGGTGCAGAAGGTCTGCCCGGACTACAACTACCACAACGAAATGCCCTACCTGCCTTCTGGATAG